Proteins encoded within one genomic window of Methanobacteriales archaeon HGW-Methanobacteriales-1:
- a CDS encoding tributyrin esterase, which produces MREIEIDAQSKTPREINRAIRDMSQEYDRIILKNPDAKHYLAAGLTNDVELVIEGSAGYFVGTMTHNARIKINGNAGWFPADNMTDGEVIVEGSAGDGVGQGIYGGTVVVRRDVGSRTGEIMKNGTVIIGGNSGFMTGIFMMGGRIIILGDLAEDAGESIIRGAIYVLGEIKSLGKNAKIEEIDEEDKKELKELLPSYGFELDDSKYDNFRKIVPRSKRPFYGQDSEEG; this is translated from the coding sequence ATGAGGGAAATAGAAATTGACGCTCAATCAAAAACTCCCAGGGAAATAAACCGTGCTATACGGGATATGAGTCAGGAATATGATCGAATTATCCTGAAAAATCCTGATGCCAAGCATTACCTCGCGGCTGGCCTTACAAATGATGTGGAACTGGTCATTGAAGGTTCGGCAGGATACTTTGTAGGAACTATGACTCATAACGCTCGTATAAAAATAAATGGTAATGCTGGATGGTTTCCGGCAGATAACATGACTGATGGCGAAGTGATTGTTGAAGGATCTGCTGGAGACGGTGTAGGTCAAGGAATATATGGTGGAACTGTAGTGGTTCGAAGGGATGTTGGATCCCGTACCGGAGAAATAATGAAGAATGGAACCGTAATTATCGGTGGAAATTCTGGATTTATGACGGGTATATTTATGATGGGTGGTAGAATTATCATCCTGGGTGATCTGGCTGAAGATGCAGGAGAATCTATCATAAGGGGAGCTATTTACGTTCTAGGTGAAATTAAGAGCCTGGGAAAAAATGCTAAAATAGAAGAAATAGACGAGGAAGATAAAAAGGAATTGAAGGAACTTCTACCTTCTTATGGTTTTGAATTAGATGATTCAAAATATGATAACTTCCGTAAAATAGTCCCAAGAAGCAAAAGACCATTCTATGGTCAGGATTCGGAGGAAGGATAA
- a CDS encoding hydrogenase, which produces MNNNSVKNQAEIKAGTCSEKIAMTGTPCQIMAASIMDDYSGHLGDLPVDLKIGLFCMENFSYSYLKELLKKHDIDLKDVSQCRIEKGYLWLYLTEDQIFKISLDEAKTCIRKSCQICMDFTSEQSDLSVGSVGSPEGWSTVIIRNEKGLELMENAEKANYIETKPMSDSGIKLMERLALKKKSENLQEIKKRENMARPVLYWRIMPEGEYLEEIADSQFADLKSDVIDVGACVLCGACLLSCPENIVEINGRKPEVKGKCPEGCNACYVACPRTYVPDNIVSHDAEKSAFGNYIKIVSARAAMFQGQDGGVVTSLLSFAVSSKVVDEALIVDKSAHDPWKPKPGLTGDVESIVKASGTKYSACPIFKPLKDEQNKSLKNNSFSESGSNKLKSNGGS; this is translated from the coding sequence ATGAATAATAACTCTGTTAAAAATCAAGCTGAAATAAAAGCGGGCACTTGTTCGGAGAAAATTGCCATGACCGGAACCCCCTGTCAAATCATGGCCGCTTCTATTATGGATGATTATTCTGGTCATCTAGGGGATTTACCAGTAGATTTAAAAATAGGTCTTTTCTGTATGGAAAACTTTTCCTACAGCTACTTAAAGGAACTTTTGAAAAAGCACGACATTGATTTAAAGGATGTGAGCCAGTGTCGTATTGAAAAGGGCTATTTATGGTTATATCTCACTGAAGATCAAATATTCAAAATATCTTTAGATGAAGCTAAAACATGTATCCGAAAAAGCTGCCAGATATGTATGGACTTCACTTCTGAACAGTCTGATCTATCTGTCGGTTCTGTAGGATCTCCTGAAGGCTGGTCTACAGTCATTATCCGTAATGAAAAAGGATTAGAATTAATGGAAAATGCTGAGAAAGCTAATTACATTGAAACTAAACCTATGTCTGATTCAGGGATAAAATTAATGGAAAGATTAGCCCTTAAAAAGAAATCTGAAAACTTACAAGAAATTAAAAAACGGGAAAACATGGCTCGCCCAGTGTTATACTGGAGAATAATGCCTGAAGGAGAATACTTGGAAGAAATTGCAGATAGTCAATTTGCAGACCTTAAAAGTGATGTTATTGATGTTGGTGCATGCGTTCTTTGTGGGGCCTGTTTATTGTCCTGCCCTGAAAATATTGTAGAAATAAATGGTAGAAAACCTGAAGTAAAAGGAAAATGCCCAGAAGGTTGTAATGCCTGTTATGTGGCCTGTCCTAGAACTTACGTTCCAGATAATATAGTTAGTCATGACGCTGAAAAATCTGCCTTTGGGAACTACATTAAAATAGTCTCTGCCAGGGCTGCCATGTTCCAGGGTCAGGATGGGGGAGTTGTTACTTCTCTATTAAGTTTTGCCGTTTCTAGCAAAGTGGTTGACGAGGCATTAATAGTAGATAAAAGTGCCCATGACCCATGGAAACCAAAACCAGGACTTACTGGTGATGTGGAATCAATCGTTAAAGCTTCAGGGACTAAATATTCTGCTTGTCCCATTTTTAAACCATTAAAAGATGAACAAAATAAATCATTAAAAAATAATTCATTTAGTGAATCAGGATCCAATAAATTAAAATCTAATGGGGGATCATAA
- a CDS encoding FMN-binding glutamate synthase family protein, with protein sequence MPFKVERSKELCMRNFDRPGCCWYLCDNRDESQCKNCYSCYNNCPHDVYEIVGDQPYPLHHENCVGCRICEEMCPNDAIEVNAVPEDTRNVWSFSDLLEIQRKSNEGSYKVRGCGATRIIPTFDDLVIVPAQVSRPPIDKYREPCNTKVVLGSRYAENPLVLDTPIMIAAMSFGALSKEAKIALAMGATLAGTATNTGEGGMLPEERKYASKLIAQYASGRFGVSAEYLNNSEAIEIKIGQGAKSGMGGHLLGEKVTAEVSKIRMIPEGSDALSPARHMDIVGPEDLSMKISQLREISDWKVPIMVKFTSGRVSDDVKIAAKAGADIIVVDGMQGGTGAGPDIVTEHSGVPTIAGIVEADEALKHINLREKVSLVAAGGIRNGADVAKAIALGADAAYIATSALVSIGCRVCQKCYTGTCRKGIATQNPQFRRRLDYVEGGKKVARYIEAMTEEACMLTQQAGNTDVSKLEKDDLRALTIESSVLTGVKMAGLEAPFIKK encoded by the coding sequence ATGCCTTTCAAAGTAGAAAGAAGTAAAGAGCTCTGTATGAGAAATTTTGACAGGCCTGGATGCTGCTGGTACTTATGTGACAACCGGGACGAAAGTCAATGTAAAAACTGTTACTCCTGTTATAACAACTGTCCTCATGACGTTTATGAAATAGTTGGGGATCAACCTTACCCACTTCACCATGAAAACTGTGTGGGATGCCGTATATGTGAAGAAATGTGTCCTAACGATGCAATTGAAGTAAATGCCGTGCCCGAAGATACTCGTAATGTTTGGTCATTCTCAGATCTATTGGAAATCCAGAGAAAATCTAACGAAGGATCCTACAAAGTTAGGGGATGTGGTGCAACCCGTATCATACCTACATTTGATGATCTGGTAATTGTACCGGCCCAGGTTTCCAGGCCACCTATTGACAAGTATCGGGAACCATGTAACACCAAAGTGGTTTTAGGAAGTCGTTACGCTGAAAACCCACTGGTACTGGACACACCTATTATGATTGCAGCCATGTCATTTGGTGCACTAAGTAAAGAAGCCAAAATTGCTCTGGCTATGGGAGCTACTCTTGCTGGAACAGCTACCAACACGGGTGAAGGTGGAATGCTTCCAGAAGAACGTAAATACGCTTCTAAATTAATTGCCCAATATGCATCTGGTCGATTTGGTGTATCTGCAGAATATTTAAATAATTCTGAGGCAATTGAGATTAAAATTGGTCAGGGAGCAAAATCCGGTATGGGAGGACACCTTTTAGGTGAAAAAGTTACTGCAGAGGTATCTAAAATCAGAATGATTCCTGAAGGAAGTGATGCTCTAAGCCCGGCCCGACACATGGATATTGTAGGTCCAGAAGATTTGAGTATGAAGATTTCTCAATTAAGAGAAATCAGTGACTGGAAAGTCCCAATCATGGTTAAATTCACCTCTGGAAGGGTAAGTGACGATGTAAAGATTGCTGCTAAAGCTGGAGCAGACATAATTGTAGTGGATGGTATGCAGGGCGGAACTGGCGCTGGTCCGGATATAGTAACTGAACACTCTGGTGTTCCAACTATTGCTGGAATTGTGGAAGCAGATGAAGCCTTAAAACATATCAACCTGAGGGAAAAAGTGAGTCTGGTAGCTGCAGGTGGTATCCGAAATGGTGCCGATGTGGCCAAGGCCATTGCTTTAGGTGCAGATGCAGCATACATTGCAACTTCTGCGCTGGTTTCCATAGGCTGCCGTGTTTGTCAAAAGTGTTATACTGGAACCTGTAGGAAAGGTATCGCTACCCAGAATCCTCAATTTAGAAGGAGACTGGACTATGTGGAAGGTGGTAAAAAGGTGGCCCGCTACATAGAAGCTATGACTGAAGAAGCTTGCATGCTTACCCAGCAGGCAGGAAATACTGATGTGAGCAAACTGGAAAAGGACGATCTTCGTGCATTAACTATCGAGTCATCAGTCCTAACTGGTGTGAAAATGGCCGGATTGGAAGCCCCTTTCATTAAAAAATAA
- a CDS encoding MFS transporter, translated as MQISVKHYVLIIAALSSFLTPFMGASVNVALPAIAAQFKIDAIVQNWIPASYLLAAAIFAVPFGRISEIYGMKKIFTYGMLIFTIFSVLSAMAPDANSLIIFRVFQGIGSAMMFVTGLALLTRVYPPKDRGKAIGINIAVVYIGLSLGPVLGGLFTNYLGWASIFWFTVPIGILTLAIVLGKLKDEWADAKGEKFDFIGSAFYSVALFLLMYGFSLLPDTSGIWMLIIGALLLIGFVKWELGHSSPVFNMKLFKNYTFTFSSLAALINYSSTFAVSLLLSYYLQYIKAFDAQTTGLILVAQPIIMAIVAPMAGRLSDKRDPQLLAAMGMAITTVGLFILSFLNQNTSLELIIVALMILGLGFGLFSSPNTNAIMGSVERKYYGIASATVSSMRLIGQTFSVGIVTLVFAFVMGRVIISPESYALLLKSIPICFSIFTVMCFIGIFAAKAKRNSNNIAKGK; from the coding sequence ATGCAAATATCAGTAAAACATTACGTACTAATCATAGCTGCTCTTTCATCTTTCTTAACACCATTTATGGGAGCATCTGTTAATGTGGCCCTTCCTGCTATAGCAGCACAGTTCAAAATTGATGCGATAGTTCAAAACTGGATTCCTGCTTCATATCTTCTGGCAGCAGCCATATTTGCCGTTCCATTTGGTAGAATATCTGAAATTTATGGTATGAAAAAGATATTTACCTATGGAATGCTTATTTTCACAATTTTCTCGGTTCTGTCTGCCATGGCCCCTGATGCTAATTCTCTTATAATATTCCGGGTTTTCCAGGGAATTGGGTCTGCTATGATGTTTGTAACTGGTCTGGCACTTTTAACCAGAGTTTACCCTCCTAAAGATAGGGGAAAAGCTATCGGGATAAACATTGCAGTAGTTTACATTGGATTATCATTAGGGCCTGTTTTAGGTGGATTATTCACTAATTACTTAGGATGGGCTAGCATATTTTGGTTTACAGTACCTATTGGTATCCTGACTCTGGCTATTGTATTGGGAAAACTCAAAGACGAATGGGCAGATGCTAAGGGTGAAAAATTTGATTTCATTGGTTCTGCATTTTATTCTGTGGCTCTTTTCCTTTTGATGTATGGATTTTCACTTTTACCAGATACATCAGGAATATGGATGCTTATAATCGGAGCTTTATTGTTAATTGGATTTGTAAAATGGGAATTAGGTCATTCTAGTCCAGTATTCAACATGAAACTCTTTAAAAATTATACTTTCACCTTCTCCAGCTTGGCAGCTTTAATAAATTACAGTTCAACCTTTGCAGTTTCTCTTCTTTTGAGTTACTACTTGCAGTACATAAAAGCATTTGATGCCCAGACCACAGGACTAATTTTGGTGGCTCAACCAATAATTATGGCTATTGTAGCACCTATGGCCGGTCGTCTTTCTGATAAAAGAGATCCACAACTTTTAGCTGCTATGGGAATGGCCATCACTACAGTAGGCCTATTTATACTTTCGTTCCTGAACCAAAACACTAGTCTGGAACTAATTATAGTGGCTTTGATGATTTTGGGTCTTGGATTCGGACTTTTTTCTTCTCCAAATACCAATGCCATTATGGGGTCTGTGGAGAGAAAATACTATGGTATAGCCTCTGCTACAGTTAGTTCTATGCGTTTAATAGGTCAAACATTTAGTGTAGGCATTGTAACTCTGGTTTTTGCTTTTGTAATGGGTAGGGTTATTATTTCACCAGAATCTTATGCACTTTTATTGAAAAGCATCCCTATATGCTTCTCCATATTCACAGTAATGTGTTTCATTGGTATTTTTGCTGCAAAGGCTAAAAGAAACAGTAATAATATTGCTAAAGGAAAATAA
- a CDS encoding iron-binding protein, which produces MTVKKDKMKIKITKNGPYIVTGVIPLYEQKLITDEAGHTKELQDIRQFPPQDNYTLCRCGQSKNKPYCDGSHTEAGFDGTETASEKTYMEKAEIFEGPELKLTDAHEFCDHSRFCLRAGGIRENIKKSDDPEARQTAIDEAMICPSGRLVLWDKKTGQAFEKEYEPSIVLIRDPQKNCEGPIWVRGGVNIESADGTEYETRNRVTLCRCGKSENKPYCDGSHWMNAEQKLKFRKKWGLDERKEE; this is translated from the coding sequence ATGACTGTAAAAAAAGATAAAATGAAAATTAAAATAACTAAAAATGGTCCATATATTGTTACTGGTGTAATTCCGCTTTATGAACAGAAATTAATTACTGATGAAGCCGGTCATACTAAAGAATTACAAGATATTCGTCAATTTCCTCCACAAGATAATTATACTTTATGTCGGTGCGGCCAGTCAAAAAACAAGCCTTATTGTGATGGATCTCATACTGAAGCTGGTTTTGATGGTACGGAAACAGCCAGTGAAAAAACATACATGGAAAAAGCAGAAATATTTGAAGGGCCTGAACTTAAATTAACTGATGCCCATGAGTTTTGTGACCACTCCCGATTCTGTTTACGAGCTGGAGGCATAAGAGAAAATATTAAAAAGTCTGATGATCCAGAAGCCCGCCAAACAGCCATCGACGAGGCTATGATATGTCCATCTGGCAGATTGGTTCTTTGGGATAAGAAAACAGGACAAGCCTTTGAAAAAGAATACGAACCATCTATTGTACTTATACGAGACCCTCAAAAGAATTGTGAAGGCCCTATATGGGTAAGGGGTGGAGTCAATATTGAATCTGCTGATGGAACAGAATATGAAACTCGAAATAGGGTTACTTTATGTCGATGTGGTAAATCAGAAAATAAACCCTACTGTGATGGCAGTCACTGGATGAATGCTGAACAGAAATTAAAGTTCCGTAAAAAATGGGGTCTTGATGAAAGAAAAGAGGAATGA
- a CDS encoding NAD(P)/FAD-dependent oxidoreductase: MVDNIPEKGAALQRDMETYAIIPYLPGGFISVEDLKKMVNIAEKYHAKTFKITPEQRVAIIGLPGDDIDQIWDELDMKPGGFTGKVVRSAKFCPGTIHCKKGEQDTIKMGMAIDEKFMGMSLPNKAKIGVSGCPNSCAMSAVRDIGLIGTKKGWNVMVGGNSGRKPMIGRKIAKNLSNDDAIELIDNIFNYYGKLDTKRRLGFYIEKIGFENFKKDLQIG; the protein is encoded by the coding sequence ATGGTGGATAACATACCTGAAAAAGGCGCTGCACTACAAAGAGATATGGAAACTTATGCTATAATTCCTTACCTTCCCGGTGGTTTTATTTCAGTGGAAGATTTGAAGAAAATGGTAAATATAGCAGAGAAATATCATGCTAAAACATTTAAAATTACGCCCGAACAGCGAGTGGCAATCATTGGCCTACCCGGAGATGATATTGACCAAATATGGGACGAATTAGATATGAAGCCTGGAGGTTTCACGGGTAAAGTCGTAAGATCCGCTAAATTTTGTCCAGGAACCATACACTGTAAAAAAGGGGAACAGGATACTATTAAGATGGGAATGGCCATTGATGAAAAATTCATGGGAATGTCTTTGCCCAATAAGGCTAAAATTGGAGTTAGTGGATGTCCTAACTCATGTGCTATGTCTGCCGTCAGGGATATTGGCTTAATTGGCACTAAAAAGGGTTGGAATGTTATGGTTGGGGGTAATAGTGGAAGAAAACCTATGATTGGGAGAAAAATAGCAAAGAATCTTTCTAATGATGATGCTATCGAACTAATTGATAACATTTTTAATTATTATGGGAAATTAGACACTAAAAGACGGCTGGGATTCTATATAGAAAAAATAGGATTTGAGAATTTCAAAAAAGATTTGCAGATTGGTTAA
- a CDS encoding metallophosphoesterase, with protein sequence MFIEPYWIETKEVTIESSQIPSQFDGKKIVFISDIHHGPYFDKNRVDNLVNQVNSLNPDLILLGGDYVSGNSTYIAPVFSSLAKLKAPLGVYTVLGNSDPQYWTLNTIPKSNMTYIGNKGTWIELNGAQIRLGGVGDYNNGAQIQNATTGPVTSEDFVILLSHNPDYFPEVNKNKVDLVLSGHTHGGQVTFFGIWAPVVYSDYGNKYRTGITNEDNTTMIVSNGIGTVYLPIRFFARPQIYVITLKRTT encoded by the coding sequence ATGTTCATTGAGCCCTACTGGATTGAAACCAAGGAAGTGACCATTGAATCCAGTCAAATACCCTCCCAGTTCGATGGCAAGAAAATCGTTTTTATCAGTGATATTCATCATGGACCATATTTTGATAAAAATAGAGTAGATAATCTTGTAAATCAAGTCAATAGCTTAAATCCAGACCTTATTTTATTAGGAGGGGACTATGTTAGTGGTAACTCTACTTACATTGCTCCTGTATTCTCATCTCTGGCCAAATTAAAAGCGCCCTTAGGAGTTTATACCGTTCTAGGGAATAGTGATCCACAGTACTGGACTTTGAATACCATACCTAAATCAAATATGACCTACATTGGTAACAAAGGAACATGGATAGAGCTAAATGGTGCCCAAATCCGATTAGGTGGAGTTGGGGATTATAACAATGGTGCTCAAATACAAAATGCCACTACCGGCCCAGTAACATCCGAAGATTTTGTTATTTTATTATCACACAACCCAGATTATTTCCCAGAGGTAAATAAAAACAAAGTGGATCTGGTACTTTCTGGCCATACCCATGGAGGACAGGTCACATTTTTTGGGATATGGGCACCTGTAGTTTATTCAGATTATGGAAATAAATATCGGACCGGAATTACAAACGAAGATAACACTACAATGATTGTGAGTAATGGAATAGGAACTGTATATTTACCTATAAGGTTCTTTGCCAGACCACAGATATATGTAATCACCCTAAAAAGAACCACTTAA
- a CDS encoding ATP-dependent RNA helicase, which translates to MDQLLFNDLDISKEIKKAIVDMGFEEATPIQSLTIPIALTGKDIIGQAQTGTGKTAAFGIPVLEKVYTPDKTVQAIVLCPTRELCIQVAEEVGRISAHMERVKVLPIYGGQPIGRQIRALNKGVHVVIGTPGRVIDHIQRGTLKLDGVEMVVLDEADEMLDMGFRDDIEEILRHVPKKRQTLLFSATMSKDILRLTKKYQKNPKLIKVAHHQLTAPEIEQIYFEAKEKMKTEVLSRVMDVHDIKLALVFCNTKRRVDRLVKDLKTRGYFVDGIHGDMRQGQRDKVMNKYRNGKIDILVATDVAARGIDVPDVEAVFNYDVPNDNEYYVHRIGRTGRAGKKGQAFTFVSGKEIYKLRDIQRFTKTKIQQQQIPSLKDVDKLKTDMILEKVKATIDKEDLSKCVHNVERLIEVGYNSVDISAALLKIANDKNTN; encoded by the coding sequence ATGGATCAATTACTATTCAACGATTTAGATATATCAAAAGAGATTAAAAAAGCTATTGTAGACATGGGATTTGAAGAAGCTACTCCAATTCAGTCTCTCACTATTCCCATAGCATTAACCGGAAAAGATATTATTGGACAGGCCCAAACTGGTACTGGAAAAACCGCAGCATTTGGGATTCCTGTTCTAGAAAAAGTTTACACACCGGACAAAACAGTTCAGGCTATTGTATTATGCCCTACAAGAGAATTATGTATTCAAGTAGCTGAAGAAGTAGGAAGAATTTCAGCACATATGGAAAGAGTTAAAGTACTGCCAATTTATGGTGGACAGCCTATTGGAAGGCAGATTAGAGCACTTAATAAAGGAGTGCATGTGGTTATTGGAACTCCAGGAAGAGTAATTGATCACATCCAGAGAGGAACTCTTAAATTAGATGGTGTGGAAATGGTTGTTCTGGATGAAGCAGATGAAATGCTTGATATGGGATTCCGGGATGACATAGAAGAAATCCTAAGACACGTTCCTAAGAAAAGGCAGACCCTATTATTCTCTGCTACCATGTCCAAGGACATTTTAAGACTCACTAAAAAATATCAGAAAAATCCAAAACTGATTAAAGTTGCTCATCACCAACTTACTGCCCCTGAAATCGAGCAAATCTATTTTGAAGCAAAAGAAAAAATGAAGACAGAAGTACTGTCCCGTGTAATGGATGTTCATGATATTAAATTAGCATTAGTATTCTGTAACACCAAACGCCGAGTAGATAGGTTAGTAAAAGACTTAAAAACTCGAGGATACTTTGTAGATGGTATTCACGGCGATATGAGACAGGGCCAAAGAGATAAGGTCATGAACAAATACCGTAATGGTAAAATAGACATTCTAGTGGCCACTGATGTAGCAGCCAGAGGAATCGACGTGCCTGATGTGGAAGCAGTATTCAACTACGACGTGCCTAACGACAATGAATATTATGTGCACCGGATTGGTCGAACTGGACGTGCTGGTAAAAAAGGACAGGCTTTTACTTTTGTATCTGGTAAAGAAATCTACAAATTAAGAGATATCCAAAGATTTACCAAAACTAAAATCCAACAACAACAAATTCCTTCACTAAAAGATGTTGACAAGCTTAAAACAGATATGATTCTGGAAAAAGTTAAAGCAACTATCGATAAGGAAGATTTAAGTAAATGTGTTCACAACGTGGAGCGGTTAATAGAAGTCGGTTATAACTCTGTAGATATATCCGCGGCCCTATTGAAGATTGCTAACGATAAAAACACTAATTAA
- a CDS encoding CRISPR-associated protein Cas4 has protein sequence MHDKNSKNHPTIKGAKIIDGKLNFPISWLNQQGYCEYSIFLEYVEGISTTPTPEMMKGQEVHQELEDKFQEEAVPATFAEMMELSQKEEILSRELWVVSPEYGIRGFIDEIWLTPDEFIIIDDKPGKIAYYSTINQVFGYCLAFKDIIEKNSENTINKRKIRAALRERGTDNIFWSSEFDQTAEKKIKTLINRMQDLLNGSKAFLPTDNPRKCAKCRFSSYCEFK, from the coding sequence ATGCACGATAAAAATTCTAAAAATCATCCTACGATAAAAGGAGCCAAAATAATAGATGGAAAATTAAATTTTCCAATAAGCTGGTTAAATCAACAGGGTTACTGTGAATACAGCATATTTTTAGAATATGTGGAAGGAATAAGTACCACACCCACTCCCGAAATGATGAAAGGTCAAGAAGTTCACCAAGAACTGGAAGATAAATTCCAAGAAGAAGCGGTCCCCGCCACATTTGCAGAAATGATGGAACTTTCCCAAAAGGAAGAAATATTATCTCGAGAATTATGGGTAGTTTCACCGGAATATGGCATAAGAGGTTTCATTGATGAAATATGGTTAACTCCCGATGAATTTATTATAATTGATGATAAACCAGGTAAAATTGCCTATTATTCCACCATTAATCAAGTTTTTGGATATTGTCTTGCATTTAAAGATATAATTGAAAAAAATAGTGAAAATACCATCAATAAACGAAAAATAAGAGCTGCTCTAAGAGAAAGAGGAACAGATAATATTTTTTGGAGTTCAGAATTTGATCAGACTGCAGAAAAAAAGATTAAAACTCTTATTAATCGTATGCAAGATTTATTAAATGGTTCTAAAGCATTTTTACCTACAGATAATCCTCGAAAATGTGCTAAGTGCCGTTTTAGTAGTTACTGTGAATTTAAATAA
- a CDS encoding 5-formyltetrahydrofolate cyclo-ligase codes for MNFQVSKEKENLRNHIWELINENGISKRPEGDHGRIPNFKGAKIAAERLSRTIEWANSKVIFCSPDSAQKHVRELALNHDKELIMATPKLEHGYLLIEGESLKENNEEIASTIRGAFEYGKSISKIPHVDMVIEGSVAVDMNGNRLGKGGGYADKEIYELLNQKSVHEQTPMVTTIHPLQIVSNVPVEIHDQKINMIVTPNEVIRLLLDPKIALVK; via the coding sequence ATGAATTTTCAGGTTTCAAAAGAAAAAGAAAATCTTAGAAATCATATATGGGAATTAATAAATGAAAACGGAATTTCAAAAAGGCCTGAAGGAGATCATGGTAGGATACCTAACTTTAAAGGAGCAAAAATTGCAGCAGAAAGATTAAGTAGGACCATAGAATGGGCAAATTCCAAAGTAATATTTTGCAGTCCGGATTCAGCCCAAAAACATGTTAGGGAGCTAGCATTAAATCACGATAAAGAATTAATCATGGCCACCCCCAAATTAGAACATGGCTATCTTTTAATTGAAGGTGAATCTTTAAAAGAAAATAATGAAGAAATAGCTTCCACCATAAGAGGGGCCTTTGAATATGGAAAATCAATATCTAAAATTCCACATGTAGATATGGTAATAGAAGGATCCGTGGCTGTGGATATGAATGGAAATAGGCTGGGAAAAGGTGGGGGATATGCGGATAAAGAAATTTATGAACTATTAAATCAAAAATCAGTGCATGAACAAACTCCTATGGTCACCACTATTCATCCTTTGCAAATAGTAAGTAATGTGCCCGTGGAAATCCATGATCAAAAAATTAACATGATAGTTACTCCCAATGAAGTTATTAGATTATTATTAGATCCTAAAATTGCATTGGTGAAATAA
- a CDS encoding thermonuclease: MPIKNFFNKSTILIICLILFSILSSGCIENDSSSNTDNYISNDSSLNSSDFNNSQNNTTTAHYEKQGYCDYVVDGDTIDVVGVGRIRFSGVNTPERAQAGYQEAKDFVKSYCLGKTVYLDIDDAKNHDKYGRTLAVVYVDNQNINALLLKKGYAEIMYIPPSEFPRGLNT, encoded by the coding sequence ATGCCAATAAAAAACTTCTTTAATAAATCTACAATTTTAATAATATGTTTAATTTTATTCTCTATTTTATCTTCCGGTTGCATAGAGAATGATTCTTCTTCAAACACAGATAATTATATTTCTAATGATTCTTCTTTAAATAGCTCAGATTTTAATAATTCTCAAAATAACACAACTACGGCCCATTATGAGAAACAAGGTTACTGTGATTATGTGGTAGATGGTGACACCATTGATGTTGTTGGGGTGGGTAGAATACGTTTTTCTGGTGTTAACACTCCTGAAAGGGCCCAAGCAGGATATCAAGAAGCAAAAGATTTCGTGAAATCATATTGCCTTGGAAAAACGGTATATCTGGACATTGATGATGCTAAAAATCATGATAAGTATGGAAGAACTTTGGCCGTGGTTTATGTGGATAATCAGAATATTAATGCTCTTCTTTTAAAGAAAGGATATGCTGAGATTATGTATATTCCGCCTTCAGAATTCCCAAGGGGATTGAATACTTAA
- a CDS encoding RDD family protein yields MENLTKKRFWAFIIDFIVITALMWILSVVIYPLVVVTGYFTIFNYWIILLALVIICYFTYLEGHYQKTIGKSLVGIEVKSIDDELNYKQSFIRNLSKILWIPVLIDLLLGKLIKNGYLRLLDKYAKTEVVFESENS; encoded by the coding sequence ATGGAAAACTTAACTAAAAAAAGATTCTGGGCATTTATTATTGATTTCATTGTTATTACCGCATTAATGTGGATTTTAAGTGTTGTTATTTACCCCTTGGTAGTAGTAACCGGGTATTTTACTATATTTAACTACTGGATAATTTTACTGGCTTTGGTAATTATATGTTATTTTACTTATCTAGAAGGTCATTACCAAAAAACAATAGGTAAAAGTCTAGTGGGAATCGAAGTTAAGTCAATTGATGACGAATTAAATTACAAACAAAGTTTTATCCGTAACCTATCTAAAATATTATGGATTCCTGTTTTAATAGATCTCTTGTTAGGTAAACTCATAAAAAACGGCTATCTTAGGTTATTAGACAAGTATGCTAAGACTGAAGTTGTTTTTGAGAGCGAAAACTCTTAA